The Sesamum indicum cultivar Zhongzhi No. 13 linkage group LG2, S_indicum_v1.0, whole genome shotgun sequence genome contains a region encoding:
- the LOC105155885 gene encoding glutamate receptor 2.8: MPNNIQRSRFAVARILILFFITSCFARAATHAIEHRSSEQARASVVPVGVVLDLDSPLGTMADLCMEMAVSDFYAAHPNYTTRLRLHTKTAKSVLEANFAVLEMLQHEEVHGIVGTQDPIEETFFVELGEKVHMPIISFTARTSTLSYKENRYFVRATPDDAIQAQVLATICQGFEWHEVVVLYEDTDYGNQFLSYMNKAFQEVEIRLAYGIAFSSSAEDSHLVQQLDKLRTQQTRVFVVHMNPYLGFRLFNLAKKVGVMSEGFAWIMTDSLSNFVNSMDTVTRDSMQGVLGIRPYISHSEDLESFQERWKRNMILKNTTGPLMKLNAYCLWAYDAVTALAIAIENIAPLNSTLFDINVTRNGTDKRLRISRIGPQLLDKLSSTKFRGLSGDFELVDGKLKQSAFEIFNVIGNGEKSVGYWTRNRGITRELNSTGTTIYSTSVKELKSITWPGDSVIRPKGWAIPATGKLRVGLPWKHGFTEFVNVIIDPATKQTNATGFSISIFLATLDLLPFPINYEFYHYNDTKNIDWSYDDMLHEIPQKFDMVVGDTTIWAPRAAYVDFSLPYSESGVILVVKNKKPFDMWIFVKPLRWDLWLAIIVACFLMGIVLHILERRVTREDTDLLSANTERPRMVYWSPVAVLAFPERNMVSNNWSFFVLVVWLFMAFILMQSYTANLSAILTVDQLKFAFSDNYYIGCQEGSFMKEFLIEQLHISASRLRTYSSAEDYHNAMSLGSKNGGIDAIFDEIPYMKLFLNKYDSQYKMVGPTYRTGGFSFAFPRGSPLVSHFSKAIMDVTQGPNMTAIEQENFGPGYSSQDPLSSTISQQTSSLTLHDFAGLFLIIGSVTIFALFCSETTIGRKVIDKAENFIPDCLRSKTSQGNSMQNSRADDGDLGQGRDDEEIPEPVQDNVSNPREDTDARVVGEVELIHEIGSSNSQNFGMRIECNEERRNS; the protein is encoded by the exons ATGCCAAACAATATCCAACGCTCCCGTTTCGCTGTCGCCCGTATTCTGATTCTCTTCTTCATTACCAGTTGTTTTGCTCGTGCTGCTACCCATGCTATTGAGCATAGAAGCTCTGAGCAAGCGCGAGCCTCAGTCGTCCCCGTCGGGGTGGTTCTTGACCTAGACTCGCCGTTGGGCACCATGGCGGATTTGTGCATGGAAATGGCGGTCTCGGACTTTTATGCCGCTCATCCAAACTATACTACTAGATTGCGGTTGCACACCAAGACTGCGAAGAGTGTTCTTGAGGCTAATTTTGCAG TTCTAGAGATGTTGCAGCATGAAGAAGTTCATGGGATAGTAGGGACACAGGATCCAATTGAAGAAACATTCTTTGTGGAGCTTGGAGAAAAAGTTCATATGCCGATTATCTCCTTCACTGCAAGAACTTCGACTCTCTCCTACAAAGAAAACCGCTACTTTGTCAGGGCAACACCGGATGATGCCATTCAAGCACAGGTACTTGCAACGATCTGCCAGGGATTTGAATGGCATGAGGTGGTTGTTTTGTACGAGGACACCGATTATGGTAATCAGTTTCTTTCTTATATGAATAAGGCATTTCAAGAGGTTGAAATTAGGCTAGCATATGGGATTGCTTTTTCTAGTTCTGCTGAGGATAGTCATCTTGTGCAACAATTGGACAAGTTAAGAACACAGCAGACAAGGGTCTTCGTAGTGCACATGAACCCTTATCTTGGTTTTCGTTTGTTCAATCTTGCTAAAAAAGTAGGAGTTATGAGTGAAGGGTTTGCGTGGATCATGACGGATAGTTTATCCAACTTTGTGAACTCCATGGATACTGTCACTCGTGATTCAATGCAAGGAGTTCTAGGCATAAGACCTTACATATCGCACTCAGAAGATCTTGAAAGTTTTCAAGAAAGGTGGAAAAGGAATATGATACTCAAGAACACTACCGGTCCACTTATGAAACTAAATGCTTATTGCTTATGGGCATACGACGCAGTGACTGCATTGGCTATTGCAATAGAGAATATTGCACCATTAAATTCAAccttatttgatattaatgtaACTCGAAATGGGACAGATAAGAGATTGAGAATCTCAAGAATTGGTCCCCAGCTTCTCGATAAATTATCAAGCACAAAATTTAGGGGCTTGAGTGGAGACTTTGAGTTGGTTGATGGGAAACTGAAGCAATCTGCATTTGAGATATTCAATGTCATTGGAAATGGAGAGAAAAGTGTAGGATACTGGACAAGAAATAGAGGCATAACAAGGGAATTGAATTCAACTGGTACAACAATATACTCGACATCAGTGAAAGAACTCAAAAGTATCACATGGCCCGGAGATTCTGTTATACGACCAAAGGGATGGGCTATCCCTGCAACTGGGAAGCTGAGAGTTGGACTTCCTTGGAAACATGGATTCACAGAATTTGTTAATGTGATTATTGATCCTgcaacaaaacaaacaaatgcaACTGGATTTTCGATAAGTATCTTCTTGGCTACCTTGGATTTGTTGCCTTTCCCAatcaattatgaattttatcattataatgatacaaaaaatattgattggAGCTATGACGACATGCTGCATGAGATACCTCAG AAATTTGATATGGTAGTGGGAGATACTACAATTTGGGCTCCAAGAGCAGCATATGTTGATTTCTCACTCCCCTATTCTGAATCAGGAGTCATTCTAGTGGTTAAAAATAAGAAGCCATTTGACATGTGGATCTTTGTTAAGCCTTTGAGGTGGGATCTTTGGTTGGCAATAATCGTAGCATGCTTTCTGATGGGAATAGTTCTTCACATATTGGAACGTCGGGTTACTAGAGAAGACACGGATTTGTTAAGCGCAAACACGGAGCGACCTAGAATGGTTTATTGGTCTCCAGTAGCAGTTCTTGCTTTCCCTGAAA GGAATATGGTCTCAAATAACTGGTCCTTTTTTGTGTTGGTGGTTTGGTTGTTCATGGCATTCATTCTGATGCAAAGCTACACGGCTAACTTATCAGCAATTCTGACAGTTGACCAGTTAAAGTTTGCATTTTCTGACAATTATTATATCGGTTGCCAAGAGGGTTCGTTCATGAAAGAATTTTTGATAGAGCAACTACATATTAGCGCATCAAGGCTCAGGACCTACTCTTCAGCCGAAGATTACCATAATGCTATGTCCTTGGGAAGCAAAAACGGAGGCATAGATGCCATATTTGATGAGATTCCTTACATGAAGCTTTTTCTCAACAAATACGACTCTCAATATAAAATGGTCGGGCCGACGTACAGGACTGGTGGTTTCAGCTTT GCTTTTCCCCGTGGTTCTCCCTTAGTTTCACATTTCTCAAAGGCAATCATGGATGTTACTCAAGGTCCAAACATGACAGCTATTGAACAGGAAAATTTCGGACCTGGATACTCTTCCCAGGATCCACTTTCCTCGACGATCTCACAACAGACATCCAGTCTTACTTTGCATGACTTTGCAGGCCTCTTCCTTATTATAGGATCAGTAACAATATTTGCACTTTTCTGCTCAGAGACGACAATTGGACGAAAAGTAATTGATAAAGCCGAAAATTTCATCCCAGATTGCTTGCGTTCTAAGACTTCACAAGGTAATTCAATGCAGAATTCTCGTGCTGATGATGGAGATTTAGGACAAGGAAGAGATGATGAGGAAATTCCCGAACCCGTGCAAGACAATGTGAGTAATCCTAGAGAAGACACAGATGCACGTGTTGTTGGAGAGGTGGAACTGATCCATGAAATTGGCTCCAgtaattctcaaaattttggaatgaGAATTGAGTGTAATGAGGAGAGAAGAAACTCATAA